The following coding sequences are from one Diabrotica virgifera virgifera chromosome 2, PGI_DIABVI_V3a window:
- the LOC114335393 gene encoding uncharacterized protein LOC114335393, translating to MPRGYRKEYVPGWTETCEDLYAKFLESGDREIADELLHNIDKARRQKWIKTVENLDFKKSSRQAWSLLWKIGGANQLESRESKMSPNKVSSHIVSLSRAPQDRTHTTNVKRDLRAFIQMNRTNSEYSARIFISEMTRALKEMKSGKAPEFDGIHPEFLIHSGAYTKQWLAMFFNDILQSGNIPFSLKQTKIIAIPKPGKKTTAP from the coding sequence AtgcctagggggtatcgcaaagaatatgtgccaggatggactgaaacatgtgaagacttatacgcaaagtttctcgaaagtggtgaccgagaaatagccgacgagcttttacacaacatcgataaagctagacgccaaaaatggataaagactgtcgaaaaccttgactttaAAAAATCAAGCCGACAGGCATGGTCACTTTTgtggaaaattggaggagctaaccagctggaatccagagagtctaaaatgtctcctaacaaggtttcctcccatatagtatctctatccagagctccacaagatcgaacacatactaccaacgtgaaaagagacttaagggcatttatacaaatgaacagaacgaactccgaatattcagcaagaatatttatttctgaaatgacacgtgcgctgaaagaaatgaaatcaggtaaagcacctgagtttgatggtatccatcctgagttcttgatacacagtggtgcatacacgaaacagtggcttgcaatgttctttaatgatatacttcagtcaggtaacattcctttctcacttaaacaaacaaagataattgcaattccgaaaccagGCAaaaaaactaccgccccatag